Below is a window of Populus trichocarpa isolate Nisqually-1 chromosome 3, P.trichocarpa_v4.1, whole genome shotgun sequence DNA.
AGGAATAATAGCAACAATTACAGTGTTCCATGTGTTACAACTCCTAAAATTATTAAGTGGTCCCATAAAATACTAAAGGAATCCAGAAGCAGTCATCTTGTCTGCATCTACAAAATGTTCATGTTATGCTTTTTTTAACCTTAACAGTGTGTTGAGGATCCTTACTGTCTTCAATTCATAACATGAACatgaaaatagagaaaattgGGATTACCTTGAGATGATATTTCTTCTGTAAAGACTGTCGAACAAGACCAGTGTATATGCCACACATCCACCAAGCAAAAAGTAAACCCTCACAAATAAGAAATGGTGTGTCTGGGTTAATGCCATGGAAGACAGCTGTTGCTGCTGCCAGTGCGATGCCACCTTCAACGCAAACGGCATGGCAAACGCATGGTGTAGTCCAGGGGGTATCATCTCTCAAGCTCTCAATATTTCTACCAAATAGAACACAAGGACAAAATAGTCCTGTCCAACCTTTTCAGGTGTAAAACAAGAAGGAATTAATCCATCAGTCCTTGCATAAATAAgcaattaaaaccctaaaaggAGACGCGCATTTTGATAAGACTAAGAATTACAAGAGAATCAATTGCATAACGCTGCTGGAGGACAATATCATCCACTTCACAAAGGAACGGCAAAAATTTGTGACAGCCAACCACACCTTTCCAAATAAGATGTGAATTCAAAATATTGAGCCTTGTCCTATCTATGTCATTACCACATTGTtaattatgacaaaaaaaaaatattaacatcatCCATGAAACTTTCGTTGTcatattcaattatattttgtttcaaacaggaaagaaaaaactgggaaaacagaaaaatatatgtttgagtTTCAAAATTGTAAATTGCATTTGCCAATTCAATGCATAAAACTCTAATCAACAactattttcagttttttactAGATCATAACTTCAGGATAGAGTTCCTATTCAGTATTGAGAAGTTCATTAGACCTGAAAGTTTGATTGGTTACGGCAAGTGGCAAAAACACAAGGCCACATTAACTATTAATTTCCAAAATCTCATTAGTCAATTGGTctatcaaaatcattttctaaaaCCATGTTCttgaaatgaattgaaaatttgaacTGTGCCTATAGTAAAATCTGTAAAGGGTTTCAAATGGCATCCAAGCATCTAAGTTCCACAGTTGGggaaaaactatttttactcTGCTAACAACAATGGGGAAATAACACCAGGGGAAAAGTTGCACTAGAAAAAGTAAAGAACTCCATTTTATATCGACAAGGATTTcagaaaaatgagaagaaaattaaaaattaaaaaacaaaagaaatcatttatttaggaaacaacaaaaaacagaaacaagtGAACTGCCTGCATTCAAATCATAAACGGGGCTACCATGTGTGCAAATAGAAAATTTCTGATCTGATAAAATTATTTCTCACAGAGTTGAGCATAAAGTTCCCGATTAGCTAAAGGATATATATCAAGAAAGGAATGTTCATATATTGTCTAGAGCATGATCTTCAAGAAAAAGTGCCATGACTTTCCTTTCAAGCACACACAATGAGCACAGGCTCAAATTTGGCTAAAGCCATTTATGGTTTATCACATGCACTAGATAATTACCGTTTATTTCATGCATGTTTGAGTTGAGGGAAAAGAAGATCAAGTTAGTTAGTTTCATATCTCCATGTCATTAATTCTaactttcaataaaaatataaagtaccTCATAAATCATAGTAACAGAAGCAATTCATCTCTGAAAAGTTGTGAACATATCATATCCAAATATGATATACCCACATCACAAAACATTGATTTGAAACTATATAATGCTAGATTACAAATGAACTTACAGCTTTCAGTGTCTTCAGCACATCCAAAAATCCCAGTAGTCCAAGGCTCGTCTGCTGGAGGCTGAAAGTTCTCAGGTAAAGGTTGCCCACATTCATTACATTTGCAAACTTCCAACTGCCtcaccaaaaattaaaaaattcagagATCCAAAAGATCCAATCTTTACACAAATTCAGCCTGAGCATTCAAAAAGCACATAAGAAAACGCGTGATAATTTGACTCAAGAGAAGCAAATACAACAGCATCAGATCGAAGTTGAAAAGCTAAACCCTTTTAGGGTGCAAATCCTAAACTTTGAAACAATCGCATATGACAGtgaaacattaaaatatcttaaatctCAAGACTTGAAACAAAAGGGTGATAAAATTtgagataagaaaaataagaaaaaaacagagagagagagagagagagacatgaGGAACTTCAATGGGCTGATTTAGTTCACCAGGCTTAATCTCCTCTACACCAGTTTGTTCTTTTGTTAACTTCACATATCTTGAAACGTTTCCTTCTGCCATCTGATCTCACAAAACCCAGGAAACCTCTGTTTAGTCTCTgataaaagcaaattaaaagaaGCCGATCAAGAAAGAAACCAAActtgttttaaagaagaaaaaaatgaaccttGACTAACACTAAACTCGGGAGATTAGAAGCAAACACTACACGAACACGGAAAGAAATATATGTGGGCAGAAGAAGGGGAAAACGGTAACCAAATCTGCGAAGGATTAATTACCaaaagagatggagatggaAGATTTGGTGAAGGGCAAGGGGGAAGGATTGTTAAACATTTGGATCGAGGAATAGGTGGGGTGGGGGGCTTCAGAGTAAAGATATTAGAAGGTCAACTTCCCCCTACTTCTAACCCGTTTTGTATTTGTGAGAGACTGGATTATTCAGGGAAAGCGGTGTTATTGCTATTTCCCTGATTTCGTATTCAAATCAGCTGTCATAACATGCCACGTGCCTCCCACCCTTGAGTTacatattttatgatttatttggCTATTTTtgcttattagtttttttttatgagataatataattaaaaaaataattgatgaaataacataatttatatatatcatgattGAAAATGTGATATTTATAACTTGTTGttatttagaatatttatatctaaaaatattattaaatgaatataaaaaatgaaagaaataaaaaaaaattacagacaTTCACTAAAATTCTGATTATAACATCACTAGtagcattaaaaatatttcaatgagaTGAATTTAATGATATCAAGAAAGATCAACAACGATAACCCATGTATGCCACACTTGTTCAAAGATAACAGATGACTCACTTGTTTTTTATGTCAAGTATGGCCCACCCAAATTATcgttgataatattttttattgttgttggatTTATCTCGATGAAATCTTTCTAAAGATAATGGTTGTGTTGTAATCAGGACTTTATGTGtctataaaatcttttttttttctttctcttctctctcatgcctatttaataattttttcatgttgctatttaaaataataacaagttataaatgtcatattttttaattgaaatatatataaactatgttatttcactaaattttttaaattataattgaaagtgctaatattttttttttaaatgattttttgtgtTGCGCCATCCTGTTTTGTATCGAGAGAAAAATCTTTCCAGTGGTTGTTTATAATATCTGTCTTTTGGTTTTCTCTCAGGAAAAACGGTCTTGCAGTTTGACCTGTCCTTGGTGAGTTGGTGGTAATAA
It encodes the following:
- the LOC7479198 gene encoding cell number regulator 6 codes for the protein MAEGNVSRYVKLTKEQTGVEEIKPGELNQPIEVPHLEVCKCNECGQPLPENFQPPADEPWTTGIFGCAEDTESCWTGLFCPCVLFGRNIESLRDDTPWTTPCVCHAVCVEGGIALAAATAVFHGINPDTPFLICEGLLFAWWMCGIYTGLVRQSLQKKYHLKNSPCDPCMVHCCMHWCALCQEHREMKGRLSDNFVMPMTIVNPPPVQEMSATTENQDSTPSSEKSTSLEMQPL